A stretch of the Phycisphaerae bacterium genome encodes the following:
- a CDS encoding glycosyltransferase → MHVILIPLGSVGDIHPFLWLGRGLKARGHRVTLISNTYFESMSRGAGLDFDALGPVELYHEIVENPDGRDPKKSGRLFREKVLPWLIRPMYEIVARHHAPGETVMVANAGAFGARIAQDHLGIPLATICLQPHAFRSIHETPKHPDWPILSCLPRRWKKMVFAFVDRFCIDPLLGPPIDAFRVELGLPAVRHHLGQWLFSPQRIIGLFPPWLGQPQPDWPRQTRLTGFPLYDAAEDKPLPAGLAEFLDAGPPPVAFTMGSPFRDQDRFFQASVDACRQLGRRGLLVTRHKEQVPAGLPDGILHVEYAPYGRVFPRVALVVHHGGMGTLSQALLAGVPHLIMPIAYDQPDNADRLTRLGVALPIKRALYTAHTAAAAIRKLTESRDVAARCREVAAKVRSAHPLNDTCLLVEQLRSPAVAR, encoded by the coding sequence ATGCATGTGATTCTGATACCGTTGGGGAGTGTCGGAGACATCCATCCGTTCCTGTGGCTGGGGCGTGGTTTGAAGGCCCGCGGCCATCGGGTGACGCTGATCAGCAACACCTACTTCGAATCGATGAGCCGCGGGGCGGGGCTCGATTTTGACGCCCTTGGCCCCGTGGAACTGTACCACGAGATCGTCGAGAACCCGGATGGCCGCGATCCCAAGAAATCGGGCAGGCTCTTCCGTGAGAAAGTCCTTCCGTGGCTGATTCGTCCGATGTACGAGATCGTGGCCAGGCACCACGCGCCGGGTGAGACGGTCATGGTGGCGAACGCTGGGGCCTTCGGGGCCCGCATCGCCCAGGACCACCTGGGCATCCCCCTGGCCACGATCTGCCTGCAGCCGCATGCCTTCCGCAGTATCCATGAGACGCCGAAGCACCCTGACTGGCCGATCCTCAGCTGCCTGCCGCGCCGCTGGAAGAAGATGGTGTTCGCCTTCGTCGATCGTTTCTGCATCGACCCGCTGCTCGGGCCGCCCATCGATGCCTTCCGCGTCGAGTTGGGCCTGCCCGCCGTCAGGCACCATCTCGGTCAATGGCTCTTCTCGCCGCAGCGCATCATCGGGCTGTTTCCGCCCTGGCTCGGCCAGCCGCAACCGGATTGGCCACGGCAGACGCGCTTGACCGGCTTCCCGTTGTACGATGCCGCCGAGGACAAGCCGCTGCCCGCCGGCCTGGCCGAGTTCCTCGACGCCGGCCCCCCGCCGGTGGCGTTCACCATGGGCTCGCCGTTCCGCGACCAGGATCGCTTCTTCCAGGCCTCGGTCGATGCCTGCAGACAGCTTGGCCGGCGCGGCTTGCTGGTCACCCGACACAAGGAACAGGTCCCCGCTGGACTGCCCGACGGGATCTTGCACGTGGAATACGCACCCTACGGCCGGGTATTCCCGCGCGTGGCCCTAGTCGTTCACCACGGGGGCATGGGCACACTCAGTCAGGCCCTGCTCGCCGGCGTGCCGCACCTGATCATGCCCATCGCCTACGATCAGCCGGACAACGCCGACCGGCTGACCCGGCTGGGCGTCGCCCTGCCGATCAAGCGAGCCCTGTACACCGCTCACACCGCGGCCGCCGCCATCAGGAAACTGACCGAGTCGCGCGACGTGGCCGCTCGCTGCCGCGAAGTAGCCGCCAAGGTCCGTTCCGCCCATCCGCTCAACGACACCTGCCTCCTTGTGGAGCAGCTGAGGTCGCCGGCCGTGGCTCGATAA